From one Butyricimonas faecihominis genomic stretch:
- the panC gene encoding pantoate--beta-alanine ligase translates to MNIITKKTELSTVIEKLKSEGKTVGLVPTMGALHEGHISLVKACKKGNDIAVVSVFVNPTQFNDKEDLKRYPRTLDKDVTLLEKNGCDYVFAPSVEEMYPEEDTRVFNFGYVESVMEGARRPGHFNGVGQIVSKLFDIVRPHRAYFGMKDFQQIAVIKNMVKQLHYDLEIVPCPIIRETDGLAMSSRNTLLEPEYRKNAPHIHKVLEEATHLTSQMNVEELKKWVVDEINKNPYLKTEYFEIVDDTELKPIQDWKENNVKVGCIAVYAGKIRLIDNIVF, encoded by the coding sequence ATGAATATTATAACTAAGAAAACGGAATTAAGCACCGTTATCGAGAAGTTGAAAAGTGAAGGGAAAACGGTGGGTTTAGTACCAACGATGGGTGCACTTCATGAAGGTCACATATCCCTCGTGAAAGCATGTAAAAAAGGAAATGATATTGCCGTGGTCAGCGTGTTCGTGAACCCGACGCAGTTTAATGATAAAGAAGATCTGAAACGTTATCCCCGTACTTTGGACAAAGATGTCACTTTATTGGAAAAGAACGGATGTGATTACGTGTTCGCTCCCAGCGTGGAAGAGATGTACCCGGAAGAAGATACCCGTGTATTTAACTTCGGATACGTGGAAAGCGTCATGGAAGGAGCAAGACGTCCGGGACATTTTAACGGCGTGGGACAAATTGTAAGCAAGTTATTTGACATCGTGCGACCACACCGGGCATATTTCGGGATGAAGGATTTCCAACAAATTGCGGTGATCAAAAACATGGTGAAACAATTACATTATGATTTGGAAATTGTTCCATGCCCTATCATCCGGGAAACAGACGGGCTGGCCATGAGTTCCAGAAATACTTTATTGGAACCGGAATACAGGAAAAATGCCCCGCATATTCACAAAGTACTCGAAGAGGCCACTCATTTAACTTCTCAAATGAACGTGGAAGAATTAAAAAAATGGGTAGTGGACGAAATTAATAAAAACCCTTATCTTAAAACTGAATATTTTGAAATAGTGGACGACACGGAACTAAAACCTATTCAGGACTGGAAAGAAAACAATGTAAAAGTTGGATGTATAGCGGTTTATGCCGGTAAAATCCGATTAATTGATAATATTGTATTTTAA
- a CDS encoding arginine repressor has translation MRNKTKRLLAIRKLIENEQICSQEELLFRLKELNVEATQSTLSRDLKFMRVAKIPHKDKGYIYIIPDSIQNEQADEKASAIVTDSISSIDFSGNIAVMKTLPGYAKAVTVLIDNENYFEVLGTIGGDDTVLIVMREGVTHNELLDALSSIHANIHSLFK, from the coding sequence ATGAGAAATAAAACGAAACGCCTGTTGGCCATTCGAAAGCTTATTGAGAACGAACAGATCTGCTCGCAGGAAGAATTATTGTTCAGACTGAAAGAGCTAAACGTAGAGGCAACGCAAAGTACATTATCACGCGATCTTAAATTCATGAGAGTAGCTAAAATACCTCATAAAGATAAAGGTTACATATATATTATCCCGGACAGTATTCAGAATGAACAAGCCGATGAAAAAGCCTCCGCCATCGTGACGGATTCTATTTCAAGCATTGATTTTTCAGGAAATATTGCCGTGATGAAAACTCTTCCCGGATATGCGAAAGCCGTGACCGTTCTGATTGATAATGAAAATTATTTTGAGGTACTGGGAACTATCGGTGGTGACGATACAGTTCTTATTGTCATGCGGGAAGGCGTTACCCATAACGAGTTGCTGGATGCTCTCTCGTCTATACACGCTAATATTCATTCACTATTTAAATAA
- the carA gene encoding glutamine-hydrolyzing carbamoyl-phosphate synthase small subunit, translating to MHELKKARLVLEDGTVYEGTSFGYEKSVSGEVVFYTAMTGYPESLTDPSYKGQILVPTYPMIGNYGVPVDDERDGISKFFESDKIHCKALVISDYSSRYSHWNSQKSLGDWLKEQQIPGLFGIDTRALTQKLRDHGAMLGKILFDNEDIPYYDPNKDNIVAEVSTKKIMEYGNGKYKVVLVDCGVKNNILRCLLKRDVTVKRVPWNYDFTKEKFDGIFLSNGPGDPSRCEETIEHIRKALKGNTPIMGICLGNQLMARAAGASTYKLKYGHRSHNQPVMNPGGTRCYITSQNHGFAIDETTLPADWEPLFVNVNDGTNEGIQHKKKPFFSAQFHPEASSGPVDTEFLFDNFIAAMKTSKK from the coding sequence ATGCATGAATTAAAGAAAGCCCGTCTCGTTTTAGAAGACGGGACAGTTTATGAGGGAACTTCCTTTGGTTACGAGAAATCGGTGTCCGGGGAAGTTGTTTTTTATACGGCAATGACCGGGTATCCGGAGAGCTTAACAGACCCTTCTTATAAGGGGCAAATTCTGGTTCCGACTTATCCCATGATCGGAAATTACGGGGTTCCGGTCGATGACGAGCGAGACGGAATATCCAAGTTCTTCGAGTCGGACAAAATCCATTGTAAGGCACTGGTCATTTCGGATTACTCTTCCCGGTATAGTCATTGGAATTCACAAAAAAGTCTCGGAGATTGGTTAAAAGAACAACAGATTCCGGGGCTTTTTGGTATAGATACCCGGGCATTGACTCAAAAGTTAAGGGATCATGGAGCAATGTTGGGTAAAATACTGTTTGACAATGAAGACATACCCTATTATGATCCGAATAAAGATAACATCGTTGCCGAGGTTTCCACGAAAAAGATCATGGAATACGGAAACGGGAAATATAAAGTGGTTCTGGTGGATTGCGGGGTAAAAAACAATATATTGCGATGCTTGTTAAAACGGGATGTTACGGTGAAACGAGTTCCGTGGAATTATGATTTCACGAAGGAAAAATTCGATGGTATCTTTCTTTCTAACGGGCCGGGAGACCCCTCTCGTTGCGAGGAAACGATAGAGCATATACGGAAAGCATTGAAAGGAAATACCCCTATCATGGGTATTTGTCTGGGAAATCAACTCATGGCAAGGGCTGCCGGGGCCTCTACCTATAAATTAAAATATGGACATAGAAGTCACAATCAACCGGTCATGAACCCCGGTGGAACCCGTTGTTATATTACTTCCCAGAATCATGGGTTCGCGATAGATGAGACAACACTTCCCGCTGACTGGGAACCGTTGTTCGTGAACGTAAATGACGGTACAAACGAGGGAATTCAGCACAAGAAAAAACCTTTTTTCTCGGCTCAATTCCATCCGGAGGCATCAAGTGGCCCCGTGGACACGGAGTTTCTTTTTGACAATTTCATTGCTGCAATGAAAACATCGAAGAAATAA